From a region of the Pukyongiella litopenaei genome:
- a CDS encoding acyl-CoA dehydrogenase family protein — translation MPVSAPRIELGTHDVANQPVPRAGRDLWSEDLMLQDHATAHGAQLSSLAMAGASYGAAEQFEAAAEARRDPPRLQLFDRAGRRLDEVAFNPGYHRMMDVAKSCGYASVAWEGRPGGHVTHAAQVYMLAQVEPGVCCPMTMTYAAIPALAADDRLSADWRPKLLSRSYDPSLRPVAHKAGATLGMAMTEKQGGSDVRANTTRALPDGDHYRLTGHKWFCSAPMSDGFLTLAQAPGGLTCFLVPRWLEGERNGIRLQRLKDKLGNQANASSEIEYVDALAYRLGDEGAGVRTIIEMVHHTRLDTAMAPAGLMRAAITEAHWWVQGRSAFQRRLIDQPLMRAVLADLALDTEGTLALGLMMAAAFDRADDDSRALARIGVALAKYLGNKRCIPVIGEAMEVLGGMGYVEETPMPMLYREAPLNGIWEGSGNVICLDILRTLAREPRAGEVLAAVLDEARGGDRRYDAALEAHRARWPGLPPEAQARWYAESLATLLTAASLIRHAPAPVAEGYVTGRIAGDRGSLPGSVADIDTDAILARLG, via the coding sequence ATGCCCGTATCCGCACCCCGCATCGAGTTGGGCACCCATGACGTGGCGAACCAGCCCGTCCCGCGCGCCGGCCGCGATCTCTGGTCCGAGGACCTGATGCTGCAGGATCACGCGACCGCCCACGGCGCACAGCTGTCCAGCCTCGCAATGGCCGGTGCCAGCTATGGCGCGGCCGAGCAGTTCGAGGCCGCCGCCGAGGCCCGCCGCGACCCGCCGCGCCTGCAGCTGTTCGACCGCGCCGGGCGCCGGCTGGACGAGGTTGCGTTCAATCCCGGCTATCACCGGATGATGGACGTGGCCAAATCCTGCGGCTACGCGTCGGTCGCGTGGGAGGGCCGGCCGGGCGGTCACGTCACCCATGCCGCGCAGGTCTACATGCTGGCGCAGGTCGAACCGGGCGTGTGCTGTCCCATGACCATGACCTACGCCGCGATACCGGCGCTGGCCGCGGATGACAGGCTGAGCGCGGACTGGCGGCCCAAGCTGCTGTCGCGCAGCTATGATCCGTCACTGCGCCCCGTCGCGCACAAGGCGGGCGCGACGCTGGGCATGGCGATGACCGAGAAACAGGGCGGTTCGGACGTGCGCGCCAACACCACCCGCGCCCTGCCCGACGGCGATCATTACCGCCTGACCGGGCATAAATGGTTCTGCTCGGCGCCGATGTCGGACGGGTTCCTGACACTGGCGCAGGCCCCCGGCGGATTGACCTGTTTCCTCGTGCCGCGCTGGCTCGAGGGCGAGCGCAACGGCATCCGCCTGCAACGGCTCAAGGACAAGCTGGGCAACCAGGCCAACGCCTCGTCCGAGATCGAATATGTCGATGCGCTGGCCTACCGGCTGGGCGACGAGGGCGCGGGCGTGCGCACCATCATCGAGATGGTCCACCACACGCGGCTGGATACGGCGATGGCGCCGGCGGGGCTGATGCGCGCGGCGATCACCGAGGCCCATTGGTGGGTGCAGGGGCGCAGCGCGTTTCAGCGGCGGCTGATCGACCAGCCGCTGATGCGGGCGGTGCTGGCCGACCTGGCGCTCGATACCGAGGGCACGCTGGCGCTGGGGCTGATGATGGCCGCCGCCTTCGACCGGGCGGATGACGACAGCCGGGCGCTGGCCCGGATCGGCGTGGCGCTGGCCAAGTATCTGGGCAACAAGCGCTGCATCCCCGTCATCGGCGAGGCGATGGAGGTGCTGGGCGGCATGGGCTATGTCGAGGAAACGCCAATGCCGATGCTCTACCGCGAGGCGCCGCTGAACGGGATCTGGGAAGGGTCCGGCAACGTGATCTGCCTGGACATCCTGCGCACGCTGGCGCGCGAGCCCCGCGCCGGCGAGGTATTGGCGGCGGTGCTGGACGAGGCGCGCGGCGGCGACCGCAGGTATGACGCGGCGCTGGAGGCCCACCGCGCCCGCTGGCCGGGGTTGCCGCCCGAGGCGCAGGCCCGCTGGTATGCGGAAAGCCTCGCCACCCTGCTGACCGCCGCATCGCTGATCCGGCACGCCCCCGCGCCGGTCGCCGAAGGTTATGTGACCGGCCGGATTGCGGGGGACCGCGGGTCGCTGCCCGGCTCGGTCGCGGATATCGACACCGATGCGATCCTGGCGCGGCTGGGGTGA
- a CDS encoding FtsB family cell division protein, with product MTRTRRAGIGTLIYFATTFALCVYFTFAAVQGDFGLFRRVELAAETKALGAERDRLNEDIARIENLTRRLSDDYLDLDLLDQQAREVLGLLRADEIVIR from the coding sequence GTGACCCGTACCAGACGTGCCGGCATCGGCACCTTGATCTATTTCGCGACCACATTTGCGCTGTGTGTCTATTTCACCTTCGCCGCCGTGCAGGGAGATTTCGGACTGTTCCGGCGGGTCGAGCTGGCGGCCGAAACCAAGGCGCTGGGCGCGGAACGCGACCGCCTGAACGAAGACATCGCGCGGATCGAGAACCTGACCCGGCGGTTGTCCGACGACTATCTCGATCTCGACCTGCTCGACCAGCAGGCACGCGAGGTGCTGGGCCTGCTGCGCGCCGACGAGATCGTGATCCGCTGA
- the pdhA gene encoding pyruvate dehydrogenase (acetyl-transferring) E1 component subunit alpha, translating into MAARKSAKKPNISADELKTYYREMLLIRRFEEKAGQLYGMGLIGGFCHLYIGQEAVVVGLEAAAEEGDKRITSYRDHGHMLACGMDAGGVMAELTGREGGYSKGKGGSMHMFSKEKHFYGGHGIVGAQVPLGAGLAFADKYLGNGRVTFTYFGDGASNQGQVYETFNMAALWDLPVVFVIENNQYAMGTAQKRSTSTPDIYTRGEAFGIPGETVDGMDVLAVKAAGEKAVAHCRAGKGPYILEIKTYRYRGHSMSDPAKYRTREEVQKMREERDPIEHVRQMLLTGKHATEDDLKAIDKEIKDVVNSAADFAKESPEPSVDELWTDIYA; encoded by the coding sequence ATGGCTGCCCGGAAAAGCGCAAAGAAACCAAACATTTCCGCAGATGAGCTCAAGACCTACTACCGCGAGATGCTGCTGATCCGCCGATTCGAGGAAAAGGCCGGGCAACTCTATGGCATGGGGCTGATCGGCGGTTTCTGTCACCTCTATATCGGGCAGGAGGCCGTCGTGGTCGGGCTCGAGGCCGCCGCCGAGGAAGGCGACAAGCGCATCACCTCCTACCGGGATCACGGCCACATGCTGGCCTGCGGCATGGATGCCGGCGGGGTCATGGCGGAACTGACCGGGCGCGAGGGCGGTTATTCCAAGGGCAAGGGCGGCTCGATGCACATGTTCTCGAAAGAGAAGCATTTCTACGGCGGCCACGGCATCGTCGGCGCGCAGGTGCCGCTGGGGGCGGGGCTTGCCTTTGCCGACAAGTATCTGGGCAACGGCCGGGTCACGTTCACCTATTTCGGCGACGGCGCCTCGAACCAGGGTCAGGTCTACGAGACCTTCAACATGGCCGCGCTGTGGGACCTGCCGGTGGTGTTCGTGATCGAGAACAACCAGTACGCGATGGGAACGGCGCAGAAACGGTCCACCTCGACGCCGGACATCTACACCCGTGGCGAGGCGTTCGGCATTCCCGGCGAAACCGTCGACGGCATGGACGTGCTGGCGGTCAAGGCGGCGGGCGAGAAGGCGGTGGCGCATTGCCGCGCGGGCAAGGGGCCCTATATCCTCGAGATCAAGACCTACCGCTATCGCGGCCACTCGATGTCCGACCCGGCCAAGTACCGCACCCGCGAAGAGGTGCAGAAGATGCGAGAGGAGCGCGACCCGATCGAACATGTGCGGCAGATGCTGCTGACCGGAAAGCACGCGACCGAGGACGATCTCAAGGCCATCGACAAGGAGATAAAGGACGTGGTGAATTCCGCCGCCGATTTCGCCAAGGAAAGCCCCGAGCCGTCCGTGGACGAACTCTGGACCGACATCTACGCCTGA
- a CDS encoding pyruvate dehydrogenase complex E1 component subunit beta, giving the protein MATEILMPALSPTMEEGTLAKWLVKEGDTVSSGDILAEIETDKATMEFEAVDEGIVGRILIAEGTEGVKVNSPIAILVEEGEEVGDVAAGTAAPAAPAAQPVAPAPAAAAPEAPVVDQSPDWPEGTAVKAQTVREALRDAMAEEMRSDETVYLMGEEVAEYQGAYKISQGLLDEFGDRRVIDTPITEHGFAGIAVGSAFGGLRPIVEFMTFNFAMQAIDQIINSAAKTLYMSGGQMGCPMVFRGPNGAAARVAAQHSQDYAAWYMQVPGLKVAMPYSASDAKGLLKSAIRDPNPVIFLENEILYGRSFDVPELDDFTVPFGKARIWREGDDVTIVSFGIGMQYALEAADRLAAEGISAEVIDLRTLRPMDTGTVIRSVMKTNRCVTVEEGWPQGSVGSYISSVLMQEAFDWLDAPVINCTGKDVPMPYAANLEKLALVTTDEVIAAVKQVTYR; this is encoded by the coding sequence ATGGCAACCGAAATCCTGATGCCCGCGCTGAGCCCCACCATGGAAGAAGGCACATTGGCGAAATGGCTGGTCAAGGAAGGCGACACAGTGTCGTCCGGCGACATCCTGGCCGAGATCGAAACCGACAAGGCGACGATGGAGTTCGAGGCCGTCGATGAAGGCATCGTCGGCAGGATCCTGATCGCCGAGGGCACCGAGGGCGTGAAGGTCAATTCGCCCATCGCCATCCTGGTCGAAGAGGGCGAGGAGGTGGGCGACGTGGCTGCCGGAACCGCTGCTCCCGCCGCCCCCGCAGCACAGCCCGTAGCACCCGCGCCTGCTGCCGCCGCACCGGAAGCGCCTGTGGTCGACCAGTCGCCGGACTGGCCCGAAGGCACCGCGGTGAAGGCCCAGACCGTGCGCGAGGCCCTGCGCGACGCGATGGCCGAAGAGATGCGCAGCGACGAGACCGTCTATCTCATGGGCGAGGAGGTGGCCGAGTATCAGGGTGCCTACAAGATCAGCCAAGGTCTGCTGGACGAATTCGGCGACCGGCGGGTGATCGACACCCCGATCACCGAACACGGCTTTGCCGGGATCGCGGTCGGCTCGGCCTTTGGCGGGCTCAGGCCCATCGTCGAATTCATGACCTTCAACTTTGCCATGCAGGCGATCGACCAGATCATCAACTCGGCGGCCAAGACATTGTACATGTCCGGCGGCCAGATGGGTTGCCCGATGGTGTTTCGCGGCCCCAATGGCGCGGCGGCCCGCGTCGCGGCCCAGCACAGCCAGGACTATGCCGCCTGGTATATGCAGGTGCCGGGCCTGAAGGTGGCGATGCCCTATTCGGCCTCTGACGCCAAGGGGCTGCTGAAATCGGCGATCCGCGACCCGAACCCGGTGATCTTCCTGGAAAACGAAATCCTCTATGGCCGCAGTTTCGACGTGCCGGAACTCGACGATTTCACCGTCCCCTTCGGCAAGGCCCGGATCTGGCGCGAGGGCGACGACGTGACCATCGTCAGCTTCGGCATCGGGATGCAATACGCGCTCGAGGCGGCCGACAGGCTGGCCGCGGAAGGGATTTCGGCCGAGGTGATCGACCTGCGCACGCTGCGGCCGATGGATACCGGCACGGTGATCCGTTCGGTGATGAAAACCAACCGCTGCGTCACGGTCGAGGAAGGCTGGCCGCAGGGATCGGTGGGCAGCTACATCTCGTCGGTGCTGATGCAGGAGGCGTTCGACTGGCTGGATGCACCGGTGATCAACTGCACCGGCAAGGACGTGCCGATGCCCTATGCCGCCAACCTGGAAAAGCTGGCGCTGGTGACCACCGACGAGGTGATCGCGGCGGTCAAGCAAGTGACCTATCGCTAG